A window of the Mus pahari chromosome 1, PAHARI_EIJ_v1.1, whole genome shotgun sequence genome harbors these coding sequences:
- the Spaca4 gene encoding sperm acrosome membrane-associated protein 4 translates to MVLGWPLLLALVLCPGATGIKDCVFCELTDSARCPGTHMRCGDDEDCFIGHGVAQGVGPIINKGCVHSTSCGREEPISYMGLTYSLTTTCCSGHLCNRGAGLSTGATSLSVGLQLLLGLLLLLQYWP, encoded by the coding sequence ATGGTCCTTGGCTGGCCACTGCTTCTGGCGTTGGTTCTTTGCCCAGGTGCGACAGGCATCAAGGACTGCGTCTTCTGCGAGCTGACTGACTCCGCTCGGTGCCCGGGCACACACATGCGCTGTGGGGATGACGAAGATTGCTTCATAGGCCACGGAGTAGCCCAGGGTGTGGGACCCATCATCAACAAAGGCTGCGTGCACTCCACCAGCTGTGGTCGCGAGGAGCCCATCAGCTACATGGGCCTCACCTACAGCCTCACCACCACCTGCTGTTCTGGTCACCTCTGCAATAGGGGCGCTGGCCTTTCCACAGGGGCTACCAGCCTGTCAGTGGGTCTGCAGCTGCTCCTGggcctgttgctgctgcttcaaTACTGGCCGTGA
- the Sult2b1 gene encoding sulfotransferase family cytosolic 2B member 1, with amino-acid sequence MDGPQPRALWSSFEKDVSEMSRKFQGEYFRYKGVPFPVGMYSPESLSLAENTSNVRDDDIFIVTYPKSGTNWMIEIVCLILKDGDPSWIRSEPIWQRAPWCETIISAFNFLDRPSPRIMSSHLPIELFTKAFFSSKAKVIYVGRNPRDVVVSLYYYSKIAGQLKDPGTPDQFLQNFLKGEVQFGSWFDHIKGWIRMQNQENFLFITYEELQQDLRGSVQRVCEFLGRPLGEEALSSVVAHSAFAAMKANTMSNYSLLPASLLDHRQGEFLRKGISGDWKNHFTMAQSEAFDRVYREQMNGMQRFPWDTSEEDSSPDGQPGPEPSPSPSPSPASDDPNSGSSQ; translated from the exons ATGGACGGGCCGCAGCCCCGCGCCCTGTGGAGCTCGTTTGAGAAAGATGTTTCCGAAATGAG CCGGAAGTTTCAGGGCGAATACTTCAGGTACAAAGGAGTCCCCTTTCCAGTCGGCATGTACTCACCCGAGAGCCTCAGTCTGGCCGAGAACACTAGCAACGTGCGGGATGACGACATCTTCATTGTCACCTACCCCAAATCAG GTACCAACTGGATGATTGAAATCGTCTGCTTAATCCTGAAAGATGGGGATCCCTCATGGATCCGATCGGAGCCCATCTGGCAACGCGCGCCCTGGTGTGAGACCATTATAAGCGCCTTCAATTTTTTAGACCGGCCCAGCCCCCGAATCATGAGCTCCCACCTCCCTATTGAACTCTTCACTAAGGCCTTCTTCAGCTCCAAGGCTAAG GTGATTTACGTGGGCCGGAACCCCCGGGACGTCGTCGTCTCCCTCTATTATTATTCTAAGATTGCTGGGCAATTAAAGGACCCTGGTACACCTGACCAGTTCCTTCAAAATTTCCTCAAAGGAGAAG TGCAGTTTGGCTCCTGGTTCGACCACATCAAGGGCTGGATCCGGATGCAGAACCAAGAGAACTTCCTGTTTATCACCTATGAGGAGCTGCAGCAG GACCTGCGAGGCTCCGTGCAACGCGTCTGTGAGTTCCTGGGTCGGCCACTGGGTGAGGAGGCCCTGAGCTCCGTGGTGGCCCACTCAGCCTTTGCTGCCATGAAGGCCAACACCATGTCCAACTACTCGCTTTTGCCGGCCAGCCTGCTGGACCACCGCCAGGGGGAGTTCCTGCGCAAAG GGATCAGTGGCGACTGGAAGAACCACTTCACTATGGCCCAGAGTGAGGCTTTTGACCGTGTTTACCGAGAGCAAATGAACGGGATGCAGAGGTTCCCCTGGGACACGTCCGAAGAGGACAGCAGCCCTGATGGCCAGCCTGGCCCtgagcccagccccagccccagccccagcccagcctctgATGACCCCAACTCAGGATCCTCACAATAA